Proteins encoded by one window of Rattus rattus isolate New Zealand chromosome 10, Rrattus_CSIRO_v1, whole genome shotgun sequence:
- the Abl2 gene encoding tyrosine-protein kinase ABL2 isoform X1, protein MGQQVGRVGEAPGLQQPQPRGIRGSSAARPSGRRRDPVGRTADAGFNVFTQHDHFASCVEDGFEGDKTGGSSPEVLHRPFGCDAESQALNEAIRWSSKENLLGATESDPNLFVALYDFVASGDNTLSITKGEKLRVLGYNQNGEWSEVRSKNGQGWVPSNYITPVNSLEKHSWYHGPVSRSAAEYLLSSLINGSFLVRESESSPGQLSISLRYEGRVYHYRINTTTDSKVYVTAESRFSTLAELVHHHSTVADGLVTTLHYPAPKCNKPTVYGVSPIHDKWEMERTDITMKHKLGGGQYGEVYVGVWKKYSLTVAVKTLKEDTMEVEEFLKEAAVMKEIKHPNLVQLLGVCTLEPPFYIVTEYMPYGNLLDYLRECSREEVTAVVLLYMATQISSAMEYLEKKNFIHRDLAARNCLVGENHVVKVADFGLSRLMTGDTYTAHAGAKFPIKWTAPESLAYNTFSIKSDVWAFGVLLWEIATYGMSPYPGIDLSQVYDLLEKGYRMEQPEGCPPKVYELMRACWKWSPADRPSFAETHQAFETMFHDSSISEEVAEELGRTASSSSVVPYLPRLPLLPSKTRTLKKQGENKENLDGGLDASEILASSSAPAGFIRSTQASSGSPALPRKQRDKSPSSLLEDAKETCFTRDRKGGFFSSFMKKRNAPMPPKRSSSFREMENQPHKKYELTGNFSPVASLQHADGFSFTPGQQESNLVPAKCYGGSFAQRNLCGDDDSGGGGGSGTAGGGWSGITGFFTPRLIKKTLGLRAGKPTASDDTSKPFPRSNSTSSMSSGLPEQDRMAMTLPRNCQRSKLQLERTVSTSSQPEENVDRANDMLPKKSEEGAAPARERPKAKLLPRGATALALRAPDPAITESDSPGVGVAGVAAAPKGKERNGGTRLGVAGVPEDGEQPGWSSPAKAVAVLPTTHNHKVPVLISPTLKHTPADVQLIGTDSQGNKFKLLSEHQVTSSGDKDRPRRVKPKCAPPPPPVMRLLQHPSTCSDPEEEPTAPPAGQHTPDTQEGGKKAAPGPVPSSGKPGRPVMPPPQVPLPTSSISPAKMANGTAGTKVALRKTKQAAEKISADKISKAALLECAGLLSSAITEPVPHSQLVDTGHQLLHYCSGYVDCIPHTRNKFAFREAVSKLELSLQELQVSSTAAGVPGTNPVLNNLLSCVQEISDVVQR, encoded by the exons ATCACTTTGCCAGCTGTGTGGAGGATGGATTTGAGGGAGACAAGACTGGAGGCAGTAGTCCAG AAGTTTTGCACCGCCCCTTTGGCTGTGACGCTGAATCTCAGGCACTGAATGAAGCTATCCGGTGGAGCTCCAAGGAGAACTTGCTGGGCGCCACTGAGAGCGACCCTAATCTCTTTGTTGCACTTTATGACTTTGTGGCAAGTGGCGATAACACACTCAGCATCACCAAAG GTGAAAAGCTACGAGTCCTTGGTTACAACCAAAATGGTGAATGGAGTGAAGTTCGCTCCAAGAATGGGCAGGGTTGGGTGCCCAGCAACTACATCACTCCAGTCAACAGCCTGGAGAAACATTCCTGGTACCATGGGCCTGTGTCCCGCAGTGCAGCGGAGTATCTCCTCAGCAGCCTTATCAATGGCAGTTTCCTGGTGCGAGAGAGTGAGAGCAGCCCTGGGCAGCTGTCCATCTCTCTCAGATATGAGGGACGTGTGTATCACTACAGGATCAATACCACCACAGACAGCAAG GTGTACGTGACTGCCGAGAGCCGCTTCAGCACCTTAGCAGAGCTTGTTCACCACCACTCCACAGTCGCTGATGGGCTAGTGACCACGCTACACTACCCAGCACCCAAGTGCAACAAGCCAACGGTCTACGGTGTGTCTCCTATCCATGACAAGTGGGAGATGGAGCGCACAGATATCACCATGAAGCACAAGCTTGGGGGCGGCCAGTATGGAGAGGTTTATGTTGGCGTCTGGAAGAAATACAGCCTTACAGTTGCTGTGAAAACACTGAAG GAAGATACCATGGAGGTAGAGGAGTTCCTGAAGGAAGCTGCAGTGATGAAGGAAATCAAGCATCCTAATTTAGTACAGCTGTTAG GTGTGTGCACCCTGGAGCCGCCATTCTACATTGTGACTGAGTACATGCCGTACGGCAATCTGCTCGATTACCTCCGGGAGTGCAGCCGTGAGGAGGTGACTGCAGTGGTGCTGCTTTACATGGCCACTCAGATCTCCTCTGCCATGGAGTACTTGGAGAAGAAGAACTTCATCCACAG AGATCTTGCTGCACGGAACTGCCTGGTGGGGGAGAACCATGTGGTGAAAGTGGCTGACTTTGGTCTAAGTAGACTGATGACTGGAGACACCTACACCGCTCATGCTGGAGCCAAATTTCCTATTAAATGGACAGCGCCTGAGAGTCTGGCCTACAATACCTTTTCAATTAAATCTGACGTTTGGG CTTTTGGAGTACTGTTGTGGGAAATTGCTACGTATGGAATGTCACCATATCCAGGTATTGACCTATCTCAAGTCTATGACCTACTGGAAAAAGGATATCGAATGGAGCAGCCTGAGGGATGCCCCCCTAAAGTGTATGAACTTATGAGAGCAT GCTGGAAGTGGAGCCCTGCGGACAGGCCCTCTTTTGCTGAAACCCATCAAGCTTTTGAAACCATGTTCCATGACTCCAGCATCTCTGAAG AGGTAGCTGAGGAGCTTGGGAGAACTGCCTCCTCCTCATCTGTAGTTCCATACCTGCCTCGATTGCCACTACTTCCTTCCAAGACAAGGACCCtgaagaagcagggggagaacaAAGAGAACCTAGATGGGGGCCTTGATGCCTCCGAGATCCTGGCCTCCAGCTCAGCACCAG CAGGGTTCATTAGAAGCACCCAGGCCTCCAgtgggtccccagctctgcctcGAAAGCAAAGAGATAAGTCACCCAGCAGCCTCTTAGAAGATGCCAAAGAGACATGCTTCAccagggacaggaagggaggcttcttcagctccttcatgaAAAAAAGAAACGCCCCCATGCCCCCTAAGCGCAGCAGCTCTTTTCGAGAAATGGAGAATCAGCCCCACAAGAAATATGAACTCACGGGTAACTTCTCACCTGTTGCTTCTCTACAGCATGCTGATGGGTTCTCTTTCACTCCCGGCCAGCAAGAGTCGAATCTGGTGCCAGCCAAGTGCTATGGGGGGAGCTTTGCACAGAGGAACCTCTGTGGTGATGATgacagtggtgggggtgggggcagtggcACTGCTGGGGGTGGGTGGTCTGGTATCACAGGCTTCTTTACTCCTCGCTTAATCAAAAAGACACTGGGCTTGCGAGCAGGTAAACCGACAGCCAGTGATGACACTTCCAAGCCTTTTCCAAGGTCAAACTCTACATCTTCCATGTCCTCAGGGCTTCCCGAGCAGGATAGGATGGCAATGACCCTTCCCAGGAACTGCCAGAGGTCCAAACTCCAGCTGGAAAGGACAGTGTCCACCTCTTCTCAACCAGAAGAGAATGTGGACAGGGCTAATGACATGCTTCCAAAAAAATCAGAGGAAGGTGCTGCTCCAGCCAGGGAGAGACCAAAAGCCAAACTATTGCCCAGAGGAGCCACGGCTCTTGCCCTGAGAGCCCCTGATCCAGCCATCACTGAGAGTGACTCTCCAGGGGTAGGGGTGGCTGGAGTGGCAGCTGCCCCCAAAGGCAAGGAGAGGAATGGTGGGACGCGGCTTGGAGTCGCTGGAGTCCCAGAGGATGGAGAGCAGCCAGGCTGGTCTTCTCCAGCCAAGGCTGTAGCTGTCCTCCCAACCACTCACAACCACAAAGTGCCAGTCCTTATCTCACCCACTCTGAAACACACTCCAGCTGATGTGCAGCTCATTGGCACGGACTCTCAGGGGAACAAATTCAAGCTCTTATCTGAGCATCAGGTCACATCCTCTGGAGACAAGGACCGACCCCGACGGGTAAAACCAAAGTGTGCCCCACCCCCGCCACCAGTGATGAGACTACTGCAGCATCCGTCCACATGCTCAGACCCCGAGGAAGAGCCAACTGCCCCCCCTGCAGGACAGCACACTCCAGACacccaggaaggaggaaaaaaggcaGCTCCAGGGCCAGTGCCCAGTAGTGGGAAACCTGGGAGGCCAGTGATGCCTCCACCTCAAGTGCCTTTGCCCACATCTTCCATCTCGCCAGCCAAAATGGCCAATGGCACAGCAGGTACTAAGGTGGCCCTGAGGAAAACCAAACAGGCAGCTGAGAAAATCTCAGCTGACAAAATCAGCAAAGCGGCCCTGCTGGAGTGTGCCGGCCTACTGTCCAGTGCAATCACAGAACCTGTGCCCCATAGCCAGCTGGTGGACACTGGGCACCAGCTACTCCACTACTGCTCAGGGTATGTGGACTGCATCCCCCACACTCGCAACAAATTTGCCTTCCGAGAGGCTGTGAGCAAACTGGAACTTAGCTTACAGGAGCTGCAGGTGTCTTCCACAGCTGCTGGTGTGCCTGGGACAAACCCTGTCCTTAATAACTTATTGTCATGTGTACAGGAAATTAGTGATGTGGTGCAGAGGTAG
- the Abl2 gene encoding tyrosine-protein kinase ABL2 isoform X6: MGQQVGRVGEAPGLQQPQPRGIRGSSAARPSGRRRDPVGRTADAGFNVFTQHDHFASCVEDGFEGDKTGGSSPEVLHRPFGCDAESQALNEAIRWSSKENLLGATESDPNLFVALYDFVASGDNTLSITKGEKLRVLGYNQNGEWSEVRSKNGQGWVPSNYITPVNSLEKHSWYHGPVSRSAAEYLLSSLINGSFLVRESESSPGQLSISLRYEGRVYHYRINTTTDSKVYVTAESRFSTLAELVHHHSTVADGLVTTLHYPAPKCNKPTVYGVSPIHDKWEMERTDITMKHKLGGGQYGEVYVGVWKKYSLTVAVKTLKEDTMEVEEFLKEAAVMKEIKHPNLVQLLGVCTLEPPFYIVTEYMPYGNLLDYLRECSREEVTAVVLLYMATQISSAMEYLEKKNFIHRDLAARNCLVGENHVVKVADFGLSRLMTGDTYTAHAGAKFPIKWTAPESLAYNTFSIKSDVWAFGVLLWEIATYGMSPYPGIDLSQVYDLLEKGYRMEQPEGCPPKVYELMRACWKWSPADRPSFAETHQAFETMFHDSSISEEVAEELGRTASSSSVVPYLPRLPLLPSKTRTLKKQGENKENLDGGLDASEILASSSAPGFIRSTQASSGSPALPRKQRDKSPSSLLEDAKETCFTRDRKGGFFSSFMKKRNAPMPPKRSSSFREMENQPHKKYELTGLPEQDRMAMTLPRNCQRSKLQLERTVSTSSQPEENVDRANDMLPKKSEEGAAPARERPKAKLLPRGATALALRAPDPAITESDSPGVGVAGVAAAPKGKERNGGTRLGVAGVPEDGEQPGWSSPAKAVAVLPTTHNHKVPVLISPTLKHTPADVQLIGTDSQGNKFKLLSEHQVTSSGDKDRPRRVKPKCAPPPPPVMRLLQHPSTCSDPEEEPTAPPAGQHTPDTQEGGKKAAPGPVPSSGKPGRPVMPPPQVPLPTSSISPAKMANGTAGTKVALRKTKQAAEKISADKISKAALLECAGLLSSAITEPVPHSQLVDTGHQLLHYCSGYVDCIPHTRNKFAFREAVSKLELSLQELQVSSTAAGVPGTNPVLNNLLSCVQEISDVVQR, translated from the exons ATCACTTTGCCAGCTGTGTGGAGGATGGATTTGAGGGAGACAAGACTGGAGGCAGTAGTCCAG AAGTTTTGCACCGCCCCTTTGGCTGTGACGCTGAATCTCAGGCACTGAATGAAGCTATCCGGTGGAGCTCCAAGGAGAACTTGCTGGGCGCCACTGAGAGCGACCCTAATCTCTTTGTTGCACTTTATGACTTTGTGGCAAGTGGCGATAACACACTCAGCATCACCAAAG GTGAAAAGCTACGAGTCCTTGGTTACAACCAAAATGGTGAATGGAGTGAAGTTCGCTCCAAGAATGGGCAGGGTTGGGTGCCCAGCAACTACATCACTCCAGTCAACAGCCTGGAGAAACATTCCTGGTACCATGGGCCTGTGTCCCGCAGTGCAGCGGAGTATCTCCTCAGCAGCCTTATCAATGGCAGTTTCCTGGTGCGAGAGAGTGAGAGCAGCCCTGGGCAGCTGTCCATCTCTCTCAGATATGAGGGACGTGTGTATCACTACAGGATCAATACCACCACAGACAGCAAG GTGTACGTGACTGCCGAGAGCCGCTTCAGCACCTTAGCAGAGCTTGTTCACCACCACTCCACAGTCGCTGATGGGCTAGTGACCACGCTACACTACCCAGCACCCAAGTGCAACAAGCCAACGGTCTACGGTGTGTCTCCTATCCATGACAAGTGGGAGATGGAGCGCACAGATATCACCATGAAGCACAAGCTTGGGGGCGGCCAGTATGGAGAGGTTTATGTTGGCGTCTGGAAGAAATACAGCCTTACAGTTGCTGTGAAAACACTGAAG GAAGATACCATGGAGGTAGAGGAGTTCCTGAAGGAAGCTGCAGTGATGAAGGAAATCAAGCATCCTAATTTAGTACAGCTGTTAG GTGTGTGCACCCTGGAGCCGCCATTCTACATTGTGACTGAGTACATGCCGTACGGCAATCTGCTCGATTACCTCCGGGAGTGCAGCCGTGAGGAGGTGACTGCAGTGGTGCTGCTTTACATGGCCACTCAGATCTCCTCTGCCATGGAGTACTTGGAGAAGAAGAACTTCATCCACAG AGATCTTGCTGCACGGAACTGCCTGGTGGGGGAGAACCATGTGGTGAAAGTGGCTGACTTTGGTCTAAGTAGACTGATGACTGGAGACACCTACACCGCTCATGCTGGAGCCAAATTTCCTATTAAATGGACAGCGCCTGAGAGTCTGGCCTACAATACCTTTTCAATTAAATCTGACGTTTGGG CTTTTGGAGTACTGTTGTGGGAAATTGCTACGTATGGAATGTCACCATATCCAGGTATTGACCTATCTCAAGTCTATGACCTACTGGAAAAAGGATATCGAATGGAGCAGCCTGAGGGATGCCCCCCTAAAGTGTATGAACTTATGAGAGCAT GCTGGAAGTGGAGCCCTGCGGACAGGCCCTCTTTTGCTGAAACCCATCAAGCTTTTGAAACCATGTTCCATGACTCCAGCATCTCTGAAG AGGTAGCTGAGGAGCTTGGGAGAACTGCCTCCTCCTCATCTGTAGTTCCATACCTGCCTCGATTGCCACTACTTCCTTCCAAGACAAGGACCCtgaagaagcagggggagaacaAAGAGAACCTAGATGGGGGCCTTGATGCCTCCGAGATCCTGGCCTCCAGCTCAGCACCAG GGTTCATTAGAAGCACCCAGGCCTCCAgtgggtccccagctctgcctcGAAAGCAAAGAGATAAGTCACCCAGCAGCCTCTTAGAAGATGCCAAAGAGACATGCTTCAccagggacaggaagggaggcttcttcagctccttcatgaAAAAAAGAAACGCCCCCATGCCCCCTAAGCGCAGCAGCTCTTTTCGAGAAATGGAGAATCAGCCCCACAAGAAATATGAACTCACGG GGCTTCCCGAGCAGGATAGGATGGCAATGACCCTTCCCAGGAACTGCCAGAGGTCCAAACTCCAGCTGGAAAGGACAGTGTCCACCTCTTCTCAACCAGAAGAGAATGTGGACAGGGCTAATGACATGCTTCCAAAAAAATCAGAGGAAGGTGCTGCTCCAGCCAGGGAGAGACCAAAAGCCAAACTATTGCCCAGAGGAGCCACGGCTCTTGCCCTGAGAGCCCCTGATCCAGCCATCACTGAGAGTGACTCTCCAGGGGTAGGGGTGGCTGGAGTGGCAGCTGCCCCCAAAGGCAAGGAGAGGAATGGTGGGACGCGGCTTGGAGTCGCTGGAGTCCCAGAGGATGGAGAGCAGCCAGGCTGGTCTTCTCCAGCCAAGGCTGTAGCTGTCCTCCCAACCACTCACAACCACAAAGTGCCAGTCCTTATCTCACCCACTCTGAAACACACTCCAGCTGATGTGCAGCTCATTGGCACGGACTCTCAGGGGAACAAATTCAAGCTCTTATCTGAGCATCAGGTCACATCCTCTGGAGACAAGGACCGACCCCGACGGGTAAAACCAAAGTGTGCCCCACCCCCGCCACCAGTGATGAGACTACTGCAGCATCCGTCCACATGCTCAGACCCCGAGGAAGAGCCAACTGCCCCCCCTGCAGGACAGCACACTCCAGACacccaggaaggaggaaaaaaggcaGCTCCAGGGCCAGTGCCCAGTAGTGGGAAACCTGGGAGGCCAGTGATGCCTCCACCTCAAGTGCCTTTGCCCACATCTTCCATCTCGCCAGCCAAAATGGCCAATGGCACAGCAGGTACTAAGGTGGCCCTGAGGAAAACCAAACAGGCAGCTGAGAAAATCTCAGCTGACAAAATCAGCAAAGCGGCCCTGCTGGAGTGTGCCGGCCTACTGTCCAGTGCAATCACAGAACCTGTGCCCCATAGCCAGCTGGTGGACACTGGGCACCAGCTACTCCACTACTGCTCAGGGTATGTGGACTGCATCCCCCACACTCGCAACAAATTTGCCTTCCGAGAGGCTGTGAGCAAACTGGAACTTAGCTTACAGGAGCTGCAGGTGTCTTCCACAGCTGCTGGTGTGCCTGGGACAAACCCTGTCCTTAATAACTTATTGTCATGTGTACAGGAAATTAGTGATGTGGTGCAGAGGTAG
- the Abl2 gene encoding tyrosine-protein kinase ABL2 isoform X9, with the protein MVLGPVQLPSSSHCRDQDTLLPCPGRDVSELPVAHVTDHFASCVEDGFEGDKTGGSSPEVLHRPFGCDAESQALNEAIRWSSKENLLGATESDPNLFVALYDFVASGDNTLSITKGEKLRVLGYNQNGEWSEVRSKNGQGWVPSNYITPVNSLEKHSWYHGPVSRSAAEYLLSSLINGSFLVRESESSPGQLSISLRYEGRVYHYRINTTTDSKVYVTAESRFSTLAELVHHHSTVADGLVTTLHYPAPKCNKPTVYGVSPIHDKWEMERTDITMKHKLGGGQYGEVYVGVWKKYSLTVAVKTLKEDTMEVEEFLKEAAVMKEIKHPNLVQLLGVCTLEPPFYIVTEYMPYGNLLDYLRECSREEVTAVVLLYMATQISSAMEYLEKKNFIHRDLAARNCLVGENHVVKVADFGLSRLMTGDTYTAHAGAKFPIKWTAPESLAYNTFSIKSDVWAFGVLLWEIATYGMSPYPGIDLSQVYDLLEKGYRMEQPEGCPPKVYELMRACWKWSPADRPSFAETHQAFETMFHDSSISEEVAEELGRTASSSSVVPYLPRLPLLPSKTRTLKKQGENKENLDGGLDASEILASSSAPGFIRSTQASSGSPALPRKQRDKSPSSLLEDAKETCFTRDRKGGFFSSFMKKRNAPMPPKRSSSFREMENQPHKKYELTGLPEQDRMAMTLPRNCQRSKLQLERTVSTSSQPEENVDRANDMLPKKSEEGAAPARERPKAKLLPRGATALALRAPDPAITESDSPGVGVAGVAAAPKGKERNGGTRLGVAGVPEDGEQPGWSSPAKAVAVLPTTHNHKVPVLISPTLKHTPADVQLIGTDSQGNKFKLLSEHQVTSSGDKDRPRRVKPKCAPPPPPVMRLLQHPSTCSDPEEEPTAPPAGQHTPDTQEGGKKAAPGPVPSSGKPGRPVMPPPQVPLPTSSISPAKMANGTAGTKVALRKTKQAAEKISADKISKAALLECAGLLSSAITEPVPHSQLVDTGHQLLHYCSGYVDCIPHTRNKFAFREAVSKLELSLQELQVSSTAAGVPGTNPVLNNLLSCVQEISDVVQR; encoded by the exons ATCACTTTGCCAGCTGTGTGGAGGATGGATTTGAGGGAGACAAGACTGGAGGCAGTAGTCCAG AAGTTTTGCACCGCCCCTTTGGCTGTGACGCTGAATCTCAGGCACTGAATGAAGCTATCCGGTGGAGCTCCAAGGAGAACTTGCTGGGCGCCACTGAGAGCGACCCTAATCTCTTTGTTGCACTTTATGACTTTGTGGCAAGTGGCGATAACACACTCAGCATCACCAAAG GTGAAAAGCTACGAGTCCTTGGTTACAACCAAAATGGTGAATGGAGTGAAGTTCGCTCCAAGAATGGGCAGGGTTGGGTGCCCAGCAACTACATCACTCCAGTCAACAGCCTGGAGAAACATTCCTGGTACCATGGGCCTGTGTCCCGCAGTGCAGCGGAGTATCTCCTCAGCAGCCTTATCAATGGCAGTTTCCTGGTGCGAGAGAGTGAGAGCAGCCCTGGGCAGCTGTCCATCTCTCTCAGATATGAGGGACGTGTGTATCACTACAGGATCAATACCACCACAGACAGCAAG GTGTACGTGACTGCCGAGAGCCGCTTCAGCACCTTAGCAGAGCTTGTTCACCACCACTCCACAGTCGCTGATGGGCTAGTGACCACGCTACACTACCCAGCACCCAAGTGCAACAAGCCAACGGTCTACGGTGTGTCTCCTATCCATGACAAGTGGGAGATGGAGCGCACAGATATCACCATGAAGCACAAGCTTGGGGGCGGCCAGTATGGAGAGGTTTATGTTGGCGTCTGGAAGAAATACAGCCTTACAGTTGCTGTGAAAACACTGAAG GAAGATACCATGGAGGTAGAGGAGTTCCTGAAGGAAGCTGCAGTGATGAAGGAAATCAAGCATCCTAATTTAGTACAGCTGTTAG GTGTGTGCACCCTGGAGCCGCCATTCTACATTGTGACTGAGTACATGCCGTACGGCAATCTGCTCGATTACCTCCGGGAGTGCAGCCGTGAGGAGGTGACTGCAGTGGTGCTGCTTTACATGGCCACTCAGATCTCCTCTGCCATGGAGTACTTGGAGAAGAAGAACTTCATCCACAG AGATCTTGCTGCACGGAACTGCCTGGTGGGGGAGAACCATGTGGTGAAAGTGGCTGACTTTGGTCTAAGTAGACTGATGACTGGAGACACCTACACCGCTCATGCTGGAGCCAAATTTCCTATTAAATGGACAGCGCCTGAGAGTCTGGCCTACAATACCTTTTCAATTAAATCTGACGTTTGGG CTTTTGGAGTACTGTTGTGGGAAATTGCTACGTATGGAATGTCACCATATCCAGGTATTGACCTATCTCAAGTCTATGACCTACTGGAAAAAGGATATCGAATGGAGCAGCCTGAGGGATGCCCCCCTAAAGTGTATGAACTTATGAGAGCAT GCTGGAAGTGGAGCCCTGCGGACAGGCCCTCTTTTGCTGAAACCCATCAAGCTTTTGAAACCATGTTCCATGACTCCAGCATCTCTGAAG AGGTAGCTGAGGAGCTTGGGAGAACTGCCTCCTCCTCATCTGTAGTTCCATACCTGCCTCGATTGCCACTACTTCCTTCCAAGACAAGGACCCtgaagaagcagggggagaacaAAGAGAACCTAGATGGGGGCCTTGATGCCTCCGAGATCCTGGCCTCCAGCTCAGCACCAG GGTTCATTAGAAGCACCCAGGCCTCCAgtgggtccccagctctgcctcGAAAGCAAAGAGATAAGTCACCCAGCAGCCTCTTAGAAGATGCCAAAGAGACATGCTTCAccagggacaggaagggaggcttcttcagctccttcatgaAAAAAAGAAACGCCCCCATGCCCCCTAAGCGCAGCAGCTCTTTTCGAGAAATGGAGAATCAGCCCCACAAGAAATATGAACTCACGG GGCTTCCCGAGCAGGATAGGATGGCAATGACCCTTCCCAGGAACTGCCAGAGGTCCAAACTCCAGCTGGAAAGGACAGTGTCCACCTCTTCTCAACCAGAAGAGAATGTGGACAGGGCTAATGACATGCTTCCAAAAAAATCAGAGGAAGGTGCTGCTCCAGCCAGGGAGAGACCAAAAGCCAAACTATTGCCCAGAGGAGCCACGGCTCTTGCCCTGAGAGCCCCTGATCCAGCCATCACTGAGAGTGACTCTCCAGGGGTAGGGGTGGCTGGAGTGGCAGCTGCCCCCAAAGGCAAGGAGAGGAATGGTGGGACGCGGCTTGGAGTCGCTGGAGTCCCAGAGGATGGAGAGCAGCCAGGCTGGTCTTCTCCAGCCAAGGCTGTAGCTGTCCTCCCAACCACTCACAACCACAAAGTGCCAGTCCTTATCTCACCCACTCTGAAACACACTCCAGCTGATGTGCAGCTCATTGGCACGGACTCTCAGGGGAACAAATTCAAGCTCTTATCTGAGCATCAGGTCACATCCTCTGGAGACAAGGACCGACCCCGACGGGTAAAACCAAAGTGTGCCCCACCCCCGCCACCAGTGATGAGACTACTGCAGCATCCGTCCACATGCTCAGACCCCGAGGAAGAGCCAACTGCCCCCCCTGCAGGACAGCACACTCCAGACacccaggaaggaggaaaaaaggcaGCTCCAGGGCCAGTGCCCAGTAGTGGGAAACCTGGGAGGCCAGTGATGCCTCCACCTCAAGTGCCTTTGCCCACATCTTCCATCTCGCCAGCCAAAATGGCCAATGGCACAGCAGGTACTAAGGTGGCCCTGAGGAAAACCAAACAGGCAGCTGAGAAAATCTCAGCTGACAAAATCAGCAAAGCGGCCCTGCTGGAGTGTGCCGGCCTACTGTCCAGTGCAATCACAGAACCTGTGCCCCATAGCCAGCTGGTGGACACTGGGCACCAGCTACTCCACTACTGCTCAGGGTATGTGGACTGCATCCCCCACACTCGCAACAAATTTGCCTTCCGAGAGGCTGTGAGCAAACTGGAACTTAGCTTACAGGAGCTGCAGGTGTCTTCCACAGCTGCTGGTGTGCCTGGGACAAACCCTGTCCTTAATAACTTATTGTCATGTGTACAGGAAATTAGTGATGTGGTGCAGAGGTAG